A genomic stretch from Xiphophorus maculatus strain JP 163 A chromosome 14, X_maculatus-5.0-male, whole genome shotgun sequence includes:
- the bcl6b gene encoding B-cell CLL/lymphoma 6 member B protein has protein sequence MEVLGVYRVDRGQTMRAEGYVKEFTRHSNDVLLNLNELRHRGILTDTTLVVGSVQLQAHSAVLVACSGFFYSLYSHRVMLQGRGGGSREPLRTVSLPSSLDPSCVSLLLDFMYTSRLPLTPSIVSGVLAVAAYLQMDHVADTCRDFMQLHCAENVSARHTRMELDSSVSVASASPKGGELPGPGPQQSLPAAADRRFPVVAEGFLKPGVFPPCQPGSDEVKEHPDSPVLNARTLSPNSPDRSSCHPNSPAESSTCSKNPEIETKAAPDPKACNWKKYKYIILNPLCTAAAAVKVEKSEEVQCQDLALKAPTEAWSGEVPGQIDRQGQASCYEGSGRAPPLGPPPSLDLPKGSTSHKKEPGSPGTIIPKLLPSDPEAAQLGEPPIKCENRYLPFAYSGSLQGTKSVCSGDKPYRCNVCGAQFNRPANLKTHTRIHSGEKPYRCDTCGARFVQVAHLRAHVLIHTGEKPYPCHTCGTRFRHLQTLKSHLRIHTGEKPYSCEKCDLHFRHKSQLRLHLRQKHGAITNTKIRYKVLTEPFPPLLQAC, from the exons ATGGAAGTGTTGGGGGTCTACAGGGTGGACAGAGGGCAGACCATGAGGGCTGAGGGATACGTGAAGGAGTTCACTCGCCACTCCAACGACGTGCTGCTGAACCTGAACGAGCTCCGGCACAGGGGCATCCTGACTGACACCACCCTGGTGGTCGGCAGCGTCCAGCTGCAGGCACACTCCGCCGTGCTTGTGGCCTGCAG CGGGTTTTTCTACTCCCTGTATTCCCACCGGGTGATGCTTCAGGGCCGTGGTGGCGGCAGCAGAGAGCCGCTCAGGACCGTGTCTCTCCCCAGCAGCCTGGACCCGTCCTGCGTCTCCCTGCTGCTCGACTTCATGTACACCTCCCGCCTGCCCCTGACACCAAGCATCGTCTCTGGCGTGCTGGCCGTGGCCGCCTATCTACAGATGGACCATGTGGCGGACACATGCAGGGACTTCATGCAGCTGCACTG cgCAGAGAACGTGAGTGCTAGACACACGCGGATGGAGCTGGACTCCAGCGTCTCTGTAGCCTCTGCGTCCCCTAAAGGGGGGGAACTGCCTGGTCCAGGACCCCAGCAGTCcctcccagcagctgcagacagAAG gttCCCTGTTGTTGCAGAAGGCTTTCTCAAGCCAGGGGTTTTCCCACCCTGCCAGCCTGGGTCAGACGAGGTGAAAGAACATCCTGACTCACCCGTCCTGAACGCCCGGACTTTATCCCCAAACAGCCCAGACCGCTCCAGCTGCCATCCGAACTCTCCTGCCGAATCTAGCACCTGCAGCAAAAACCCAGAG ATTGAAACCAAAGCCGCACCAGACCCAAAGGCCTGCAACTGGAAGAAGTATAAGTACATTATTCTGAACCCTCTctgcactgctgctgctgcggtgAAAGTAGAGAAGTCAGAGGAGGTTCAGTGTCAGGATTTGGCTCTCAAAGCTCCAACAGAGGCGTGGTCTGGAGAAGTGCCTGGTCAGATTGATAG ACAGGGGCAGGCCTCCTGCTACGAGGGTTCTGGCCGAGCCCCTCCCCTCGGGCCGCCTCCCTCTCTGGATCTCCCAAAAGGGTCTACCTCCCACAAGAAGGAGCCAG GCTCACCTGGCACCATTATCCCTAAACTTCTTCCATCTGATCCGGAAGCTGCCCAACTCGGCGAACCTCCAATCAAATGCGAGAATCGCTACCTGCCCTTTGCTTACTCTGGCTCTCTTCAGGGAACCAAATCTGTGTGCTCAG GAGACAAGCCGTACCGCTGTAACGTGTGCGGAGCTCAGTTTAACCGACCAGCCAACCTGAAAACTCATACTCGCATTCACTCAGGAGAGAAACCATACCGCTGCGACACCTGTGGAGCTCGATTTGTTCAG GTTGCCCACCTCCGGGCCCACGTCCTGATCCACACTGGTGAGAAACCCTACCCCTGTCACACCTGTGGAACCCGCTTCCGCCACCTGCAGACGCTCAAGAGCCACCTGCGCATTCACACTGGAGAGAAACCTTACTCC TGTGAGAAGTGCGACCTTCACTTCCGACACAAGAGCCAGCTGCGTCTGCACCTACGACAGAAACACGGAGCCATCACCAACACCAAGATCCGCTACAAGGTGCTGACCGAGCCCTTCCCGCCTCTTCTGCAGGCCTGCTGA
- the trip6 gene encoding thyroid receptor-interacting protein 6 isoform X1 — protein MITYRLTVRFYFETLLSSATSLNGTQPVAAAAAAAAAANGLRFPDKNPAMSGPTWLPPRTLDSPERSVPQMSHSAPIYQTVNKKGVADFRPKYSPYDQNGGAGMTNRYMATGPTGGPVHHSSDHYYSPPPGPKDDRGWSSHMDGYDMIHRGSEKPANYHSKIDADIDSLTSMLADLDSHPQDASNQLYDNVPYNKYISGDHYKSAHQSAASTQGRPSMGYNSHPQSPYHPAPPYPVEHAAPQYSHQQDFYSTSTPKPFPQPVPASYTTASTPTGPRFSVQVKTAQPVTYSQTGRQAEQAHTPPPPRQHVSPRPPAQTQTGQQGWYPPHPASQVQELHSEGGYKGNNPGPRGRVNQVPLSKRGIEKTQTAQTPSYQSSKQGAAPSRPEEELDRITKKLVYDMNHPPAEDYFGRCARCGDNVVGDGSGCIAMEQVFHVECFTCITCHARLRGQPFYALDKKTYCEKCYISTLERCSKCSKPILDRILRAMGKAYHPRCFTCVVCNCCLDGVPFTVDATSQIHCIDDFHRKYAPRCSVCGEPIMPEPGQEETVRIVALDRSFHVHCYVCEECGLLLSSEGEGRGCYPLDGHILCKSCSARRIQDLSAKISTDC, from the exons ATGATAACGTATCGTCTAACTGtgcgcttttattttgaaacgcTGCTGTCGTCAGCTACGTCACTCAACGGAACGCAGCcagtagctgctgctgctgctgctgctgctgctgctaacgGCCTTCGGTTCCCTGACAAA AATCCTGCCATGTCCGGTCCCACCTGGCTGCCGCCGAGGACTCTGGACAGCCCAGAGCGATCCGTCCCCCAGATGTCCCACTCTGCACCGATCTACCAAACCGTCAACAAGAAGGGCGTGGCCGACTTCAGGCCAAAATACTCTCCCTACGACCAGAACGGAGGAGCGGGGATGACCAACAGGTACATGGCGACTGGACCCACAG GTGGGCCCGTTCATCACTCCAGTGATCACTATTACTCTCCCCCTCCCGGCCCCAAAGACGATCGAGGCTGGAGCTCTCACATGGACGGCTATGACATGATA CACCGTGGCTCTGAAAAACCCGCCAACTACCACTCCAAGATTGATGCCGACATCGACTCCCTCACCAGTATGCTGGCCGATCTGGACAGCCACCCACAGGACGCCAGCAACCAA CTCTATGACAACGTGCCTTACAACAAATACATCTCAGGGGATCACTACAAGTCTGCGCACCAGAGCGCAGCCTCCACTCAGGGTCGGCCGTCCATGGGCTACAACTCTCACCCCCAGAGTCCGTATCACCCGGCCCCTCCGTATCCCGTCGAGCACGCGGCCCCCCAGTACTCCCACCAGCAGGACTTCTACTCCACTTCCACCCCGAAGCCGTTTCCGCAGCCCGTCCCGGCCTCCTACACCACCGCCTCCACGCCCACCGGGCCCAGGTTCAGCGTCCAGGTCAAGACGGCGCAGCCCGTCACCTACTCGCAGACGGGACGGCAGGCGGAGCAGGCCCACACCCCGCCCCCTCCCCGTCAGCACGTGTCGCCGCGGCCCCCAGCCCAGACCCAGACGGGTCAGCAGGGCTGGTACCCGCCGCACCCGGCCTCGCAGGTCCAGGAGCTGCACTCTGAGGGGGGCTACAAGGGCAACAACCCGGGGCCCAGAGGAAGAGTTAACCAGGTTCCTCTGTCAAAGAGAGGGATAGAGAAGACCCAGACGGCGCAGACGCCTTCCTATCAGTCCAGCAAG cagggggcagcaccATCGAGGCCTGAGGAGGAACTGGACCGGATCACCAAGAAGCTGGTTTACGATATGAACCACCCCCCTGCAGAGGACTATTTTG GTCGCTGCGCTCGCTGCGGGGACAACGTGGTGGGTGACGGCAGCGGCTGCATCGCCATGGAGCAGGTGTTCCACGTGGAGTGCTTCACGTGCATCACCTGCCACGCCCGGCTGCGAGGCCAGCCGTTCTACGCCCTGGACAAGAAGACCTACTGTGAGAAATGTTACATC AGCACGTTAGAGCGCTGCTCTAAATGCTCGAAGCCCATTCTGGACCGGATCCTGCGGGCCATGGGGAAGGCCTACCACCCTCGCTGCTTCACCTGCGTGGTCTGTAACTGCTGCCTGGACGGCGTGCCGTTCACCGTGGACGCCACGTCTCAGATACACTGCATAGACGACTTCCACAG GAAGTACGCCCCTCGCTGCTCTGTTTGCGGCGAGCCCATCATGCCCGAACCGGGCCAGGAGGAGACGGTCAGGATCGTAGCCCTGGACCGCAGCTTCCATGTTCACTGCTACGTTTGTGAG GAATGCGGCCTCCTGCTGTCGTCTGAAGGCGAAGGTCGAGGCTGCTACCCGCTGGATGGACACATCCTGTGTAAGAGCTGCAGCGCCCGACGCATCCAGGACCTCTCGGCCAAAATCTCCACCGACTGCTAA
- the trip6 gene encoding thyroid receptor-interacting protein 6 isoform X3, which yields MSGPTWLPPRTLDSPERSVPQMSHSAPIYQTVNKKGVADFRPKYSPYDQNGGAGMTNRYMATGPTGGPVHHSSDHYYSPPPGPKDDRGWSSHMDGYDMIHRGSEKPANYHSKIDADIDSLTSMLADLDSHPQDASNQLYDNVPYNKYISGDHYKSAHQSAASTQGRPSMGYNSHPQSPYHPAPPYPVEHAAPQYSHQQDFYSTSTPKPFPQPVPASYTTASTPTGPRFSVQVKTAQPVTYSQTGRQAEQAHTPPPPRQHVSPRPPAQTQTGQQGWYPPHPASQVQELHSEGGYKGNNPGPRGRVNQVPLSKRGIEKTQTAQTPSYQSSKQGAAPSRPEEELDRITKKLVYDMNHPPAEDYFGRCARCGDNVVGDGSGCIAMEQVFHVECFTCITCHARLRGQPFYALDKKTYCEKCYISTLERCSKCSKPILDRILRAMGKAYHPRCFTCVVCNCCLDGVPFTVDATSQIHCIDDFHRKYAPRCSVCGEPIMPEPGQEETVRIVALDRSFHVHCYVCEECGLLLSSEGEGRGCYPLDGHILCKSCSARRIQDLSAKISTDC from the exons ATGTCCGGTCCCACCTGGCTGCCGCCGAGGACTCTGGACAGCCCAGAGCGATCCGTCCCCCAGATGTCCCACTCTGCACCGATCTACCAAACCGTCAACAAGAAGGGCGTGGCCGACTTCAGGCCAAAATACTCTCCCTACGACCAGAACGGAGGAGCGGGGATGACCAACAGGTACATGGCGACTGGACCCACAG GTGGGCCCGTTCATCACTCCAGTGATCACTATTACTCTCCCCCTCCCGGCCCCAAAGACGATCGAGGCTGGAGCTCTCACATGGACGGCTATGACATGATA CACCGTGGCTCTGAAAAACCCGCCAACTACCACTCCAAGATTGATGCCGACATCGACTCCCTCACCAGTATGCTGGCCGATCTGGACAGCCACCCACAGGACGCCAGCAACCAA CTCTATGACAACGTGCCTTACAACAAATACATCTCAGGGGATCACTACAAGTCTGCGCACCAGAGCGCAGCCTCCACTCAGGGTCGGCCGTCCATGGGCTACAACTCTCACCCCCAGAGTCCGTATCACCCGGCCCCTCCGTATCCCGTCGAGCACGCGGCCCCCCAGTACTCCCACCAGCAGGACTTCTACTCCACTTCCACCCCGAAGCCGTTTCCGCAGCCCGTCCCGGCCTCCTACACCACCGCCTCCACGCCCACCGGGCCCAGGTTCAGCGTCCAGGTCAAGACGGCGCAGCCCGTCACCTACTCGCAGACGGGACGGCAGGCGGAGCAGGCCCACACCCCGCCCCCTCCCCGTCAGCACGTGTCGCCGCGGCCCCCAGCCCAGACCCAGACGGGTCAGCAGGGCTGGTACCCGCCGCACCCGGCCTCGCAGGTCCAGGAGCTGCACTCTGAGGGGGGCTACAAGGGCAACAACCCGGGGCCCAGAGGAAGAGTTAACCAGGTTCCTCTGTCAAAGAGAGGGATAGAGAAGACCCAGACGGCGCAGACGCCTTCCTATCAGTCCAGCAAG cagggggcagcaccATCGAGGCCTGAGGAGGAACTGGACCGGATCACCAAGAAGCTGGTTTACGATATGAACCACCCCCCTGCAGAGGACTATTTTG GTCGCTGCGCTCGCTGCGGGGACAACGTGGTGGGTGACGGCAGCGGCTGCATCGCCATGGAGCAGGTGTTCCACGTGGAGTGCTTCACGTGCATCACCTGCCACGCCCGGCTGCGAGGCCAGCCGTTCTACGCCCTGGACAAGAAGACCTACTGTGAGAAATGTTACATC AGCACGTTAGAGCGCTGCTCTAAATGCTCGAAGCCCATTCTGGACCGGATCCTGCGGGCCATGGGGAAGGCCTACCACCCTCGCTGCTTCACCTGCGTGGTCTGTAACTGCTGCCTGGACGGCGTGCCGTTCACCGTGGACGCCACGTCTCAGATACACTGCATAGACGACTTCCACAG GAAGTACGCCCCTCGCTGCTCTGTTTGCGGCGAGCCCATCATGCCCGAACCGGGCCAGGAGGAGACGGTCAGGATCGTAGCCCTGGACCGCAGCTTCCATGTTCACTGCTACGTTTGTGAG GAATGCGGCCTCCTGCTGTCGTCTGAAGGCGAAGGTCGAGGCTGCTACCCGCTGGATGGACACATCCTGTGTAAGAGCTGCAGCGCCCGACGCATCCAGGACCTCTCGGCCAAAATCTCCACCGACTGCTAA
- the trip6 gene encoding thyroid receptor-interacting protein 6 isoform X2, with the protein MITYRLTVRFYFETLLSSATSLNGTQPVAAAAAAAAAANGLRFPDKNPAMSGPTWLPPRTLDSPERSVPQMSHSAPIYQTVNKKGVADFRPKYSPYDQNGGAGMTNRYMATGPTGGPVHHSSDHYYSPPPGPKDDRGWSSHMDGYDMIHRGSEKPANYHSKIDADIDSLTSMLADLDSHPQDASNQLYDNVPYNKYISGDHYKSAHQSAASTQGRPSMGYNSHPQSPYHPAPPYPVEHAAPQYSHQQDFYSTSTPKPFPQPVPASYTTASTPTGPRFSVQVKTAQPVTYSQTGRQAEQAHTPPPPRQHVSPRPPAQTQTGQQGWYPPHPASQVQELHSEGGYKGNNPGPRGRVNQVPLSKRGIEKTQTAQTPSYQSSKGAAPSRPEEELDRITKKLVYDMNHPPAEDYFGRCARCGDNVVGDGSGCIAMEQVFHVECFTCITCHARLRGQPFYALDKKTYCEKCYISTLERCSKCSKPILDRILRAMGKAYHPRCFTCVVCNCCLDGVPFTVDATSQIHCIDDFHRKYAPRCSVCGEPIMPEPGQEETVRIVALDRSFHVHCYVCEECGLLLSSEGEGRGCYPLDGHILCKSCSARRIQDLSAKISTDC; encoded by the exons ATGATAACGTATCGTCTAACTGtgcgcttttattttgaaacgcTGCTGTCGTCAGCTACGTCACTCAACGGAACGCAGCcagtagctgctgctgctgctgctgctgctgctgctaacgGCCTTCGGTTCCCTGACAAA AATCCTGCCATGTCCGGTCCCACCTGGCTGCCGCCGAGGACTCTGGACAGCCCAGAGCGATCCGTCCCCCAGATGTCCCACTCTGCACCGATCTACCAAACCGTCAACAAGAAGGGCGTGGCCGACTTCAGGCCAAAATACTCTCCCTACGACCAGAACGGAGGAGCGGGGATGACCAACAGGTACATGGCGACTGGACCCACAG GTGGGCCCGTTCATCACTCCAGTGATCACTATTACTCTCCCCCTCCCGGCCCCAAAGACGATCGAGGCTGGAGCTCTCACATGGACGGCTATGACATGATA CACCGTGGCTCTGAAAAACCCGCCAACTACCACTCCAAGATTGATGCCGACATCGACTCCCTCACCAGTATGCTGGCCGATCTGGACAGCCACCCACAGGACGCCAGCAACCAA CTCTATGACAACGTGCCTTACAACAAATACATCTCAGGGGATCACTACAAGTCTGCGCACCAGAGCGCAGCCTCCACTCAGGGTCGGCCGTCCATGGGCTACAACTCTCACCCCCAGAGTCCGTATCACCCGGCCCCTCCGTATCCCGTCGAGCACGCGGCCCCCCAGTACTCCCACCAGCAGGACTTCTACTCCACTTCCACCCCGAAGCCGTTTCCGCAGCCCGTCCCGGCCTCCTACACCACCGCCTCCACGCCCACCGGGCCCAGGTTCAGCGTCCAGGTCAAGACGGCGCAGCCCGTCACCTACTCGCAGACGGGACGGCAGGCGGAGCAGGCCCACACCCCGCCCCCTCCCCGTCAGCACGTGTCGCCGCGGCCCCCAGCCCAGACCCAGACGGGTCAGCAGGGCTGGTACCCGCCGCACCCGGCCTCGCAGGTCCAGGAGCTGCACTCTGAGGGGGGCTACAAGGGCAACAACCCGGGGCCCAGAGGAAGAGTTAACCAGGTTCCTCTGTCAAAGAGAGGGATAGAGAAGACCCAGACGGCGCAGACGCCTTCCTATCAGTCCAGCAAG ggggcagcaccATCGAGGCCTGAGGAGGAACTGGACCGGATCACCAAGAAGCTGGTTTACGATATGAACCACCCCCCTGCAGAGGACTATTTTG GTCGCTGCGCTCGCTGCGGGGACAACGTGGTGGGTGACGGCAGCGGCTGCATCGCCATGGAGCAGGTGTTCCACGTGGAGTGCTTCACGTGCATCACCTGCCACGCCCGGCTGCGAGGCCAGCCGTTCTACGCCCTGGACAAGAAGACCTACTGTGAGAAATGTTACATC AGCACGTTAGAGCGCTGCTCTAAATGCTCGAAGCCCATTCTGGACCGGATCCTGCGGGCCATGGGGAAGGCCTACCACCCTCGCTGCTTCACCTGCGTGGTCTGTAACTGCTGCCTGGACGGCGTGCCGTTCACCGTGGACGCCACGTCTCAGATACACTGCATAGACGACTTCCACAG GAAGTACGCCCCTCGCTGCTCTGTTTGCGGCGAGCCCATCATGCCCGAACCGGGCCAGGAGGAGACGGTCAGGATCGTAGCCCTGGACCGCAGCTTCCATGTTCACTGCTACGTTTGTGAG GAATGCGGCCTCCTGCTGTCGTCTGAAGGCGAAGGTCGAGGCTGCTACCCGCTGGATGGACACATCCTGTGTAAGAGCTGCAGCGCCCGACGCATCCAGGACCTCTCGGCCAAAATCTCCACCGACTGCTAA